A portion of the Gossypium arboreum isolate Shixiya-1 chromosome 8, ASM2569848v2, whole genome shotgun sequence genome contains these proteins:
- the LOC108469828 gene encoding topless-related protein 3 isoform X3 produces MSSLSRELVFLILQFLEEEKFKESVHRLEKESGFFFNMKYFEEKVQAGEWEEVERYLSGFTKVDDNRYSMKIFFEIRKQKYLEALDRQDKAKAVEILVGDLKVFSTFNEELYKEITQLLTLNNFRENEQLSKYGDTKTARSIMLAELKKLIEANPLFRDKLAFPTLKSSRLRTLINQSLNWQHQLCKNPRPNPDIKTLFTDHTCTPPNGPLAPTPVNLPVAAVAKPAAYTSLGAHSPFPPAAAAAAAANAGALAGWMANASASSSVQAAVVTASSIPVPQNQVSVLKRPRTPPSAPGLVDYQNPDHELLMKRLRPAPSVEEVTYPTPRQQAWSLDDLPRTVALTLHQGSMVTSMDFHPTNHTLLLVGSANGEITLWELGMRERLVSKPFKISEMSACSMTFQSHLQAMMVNDTPISVNRVTWSPDGNFLGVAFSKHLIHFYAYPGSNDLIQRLEIDAHVGGVNDLAFAHPNKQLCIVTCGDDKLIKVWDSITGKKLFSFEGHDASVYSICPHHKENIQFIFSTAINGKIKAWLYDNMGSRVDYDAPGHSCTTMLYSADGSRLFSCGTSKDGESFLVEWNESEGAIKRTYVGFRKKSAGVVSFDTTQNHFLAAGEDSQIKFWDMDNVNLLTFTEAEGGLPSLPRVRFNKEGNLLSVTTADNGFKILANALGLRSLRAVETSFDPLRTPIVSSAIKASGSSAVANVGPVSCKVERSSPVRPSPMLNGVDPLSRSVEKPRVLDDAMDKTKPWQLAEIVDPGHCRLVTLPDSTDTSSKVVRLLYTNSAVGILALGSNGVQKLWKWPRNEQNPSGKATANVVPQHWQPNSGLLMTNDVTGVNLEEAVPCIALSKNDSYVMSATGGKVSLFNMMTFKVMTTFMSPPPASTFLAFHPQDNNIIAIGMEDSTIHIYNVRVDEVKSKLKGHQKRITGLAFSTSLNILVSSAVFVEH; encoded by the exons ATGTCTTCGTTGAGCAGAGAATTGGTGTTTCTCATACTTCAGTTTCTGGAGGAAGAGAAATTCAAGGAGTCAGTTCATAG GCTTGAGAAAGAATCAGGGTTTTTCTTCAACATGAAATACTTTGAAGAGAAAGTTCAGGCAGGTGAATGGGAAGAAGTTGAGCGGTATTTATCAGGTTTTACAAAAGTTGATGATAATCGATATTCCATGAAGATATTCTTTGAGATAAGGAAGCAGAAGTATCTGGAAGCACTTGATCG GCAAGACAAGGCAAAGGCTGTTGAAATATTGGTCGGTGATTTGAAGGTGTTTTCTACATTTAATGAGGAACTCTACAAAGAAATCACTCAACTTTTGACCCTCAACAATTTCAG GGAAAATGAGCAGCTGTCCAAATATGGGGATACAAAAACTGCTCGCAGTATAATGTTGGCAGAACTAAAGAAACTCATAGAAGCAAATCCACTTTTCCGTGATAAGCTTGCTTTCCCTACTTTGAAGTCCTCAAGACTAAGGACTTTGATCAACCAAAG CTTGAACTGGCAGCATCAGCTATGCAAGAATCCAAGGCCAAACCCAGACATCAAGACTTTGTTCACAGATCACACATGTACGCCTCCAAATGGCCCTCTTGCACCTACACCTGTCAATCTTCCAGTTGCTGCAGTTGCAAAACCTGCTGCTTATACATCTCTTGGAGCTCACAGT CCCTTTCCACCAgctgcagcagcagcagcagcagctaaTGCTGGTGCTTTAGCTGGCTGGATGGCCAATGCTTCTGCCTCTTCATCTGTTCAAGCTGCTGTTGTCACTGCATCATCCATACCTGTTCCACAAAACCAAG TTTCAGTCTTGAAGCGTCCAAGAACACCTCCATCAGCACCCGGCTTGGTTGATTATCAGAACCCTGATCATGAACTGCTAATGAAAAGATTGCGCCCTGCTCCATCGGTTGAGGAG GTTACATATCCTACACCACGGCAGCAAGCTTGGTCATTGGATGACCTACCAAGAACAGTAGCTTTGACCTTGCATCAAGGATCCATGGTCACAAGCATGGAttttcatcctacaaaccatacATTGCTACTTG TTGGTTCTGCCAATGGTGAAATTACACTCTGGGAACTTGGAATGCGGGAAAGGTTGGTTTCAAAGCCATTCAAGATATCGGAAATGTCAGCATGTTCGATGACGTTTCAG AGTCACTTGCAGGCGATGATGGTCAATGATACACCTATATCTGTCAACCGCGTCACATGGAGTCCTGATGGAAATTTTCTTG GAGTTGCATTTTCCAAACACTTGATTCATTTTTATGCTTATCCTGGATCAAATGATCTGATACAGCGCTTAGAG ATTGATGCCCATGTTGGTGGTGTAAATGACTTAGCCTTTGCTCATCCAAACAAACAACTGTGCATCGTTACCTGTGGAGATGACAAGCTCATAAAG GTGTGGGACTCGATAACAGGGAAAAAGCTGTTTAGTTTTGAAGGTCATGATGCATCTGTTTATTCCATCTGTCCACATCATAAAGAGAACATTCAG TTCATATTTTCAACTGCTATCAATGGGAAAATTAAGGCCTGGTTGTATGATAATATGGGTTCCAGAGTTGATTATGACGCCCCAGGTCATTCGTGTACTACAATGCTTTACAGTGCTGATGGAAGCAG ATTGTTCTCTTGTGGAACAAGTAAAGATGGAGAGTCTTTTCTGGTTGAGTGGAATGAAAGTGAAGGAGCAATAAAGAGGACTTATGTGGGGTTTAGAAAGAAATCAGCAGGTGTGGTATCATTTGACACAACACAAAATCACTTTTTGGCTGCGGGAGAAGATAGCCAGATAAAGTTTTGGGACATGGATAATGTCAATCTTCTCACTTTCACAGAAGCCGAGGGTGGACTTCCT AGTCTTCCCCGTGTGAGATTCAATAAGGAAGGAAATCTCCTTTCTGTGACAACAGCAGATAATGGATTCAAAATACTTGCAAATGCTTTGGGTCTCAGATCTTTAAGAGCAGTTGAAACATCTTTTGATCCATTGAGAACGCCAATTGTTTCTTCTGCAATTAAG GCTTCCGGCTCTTCTGCAGTTGCAAATGTTGGTCCTGTCAGTTGTAAAGTGGAGAGGAGCTCACCTGTCAGGCCTTCTCCGATGCTT AATGGAGTTGATCCCTTGAGTAGAAGTGTCGAAAAGCCAAGAGTTCTGGATGATGCAATGGACAAGACTAAACCCTGGCAGTTAGCTGAAATTGTGGATCCTGGTCACTGTCGGTTGGTTACCTTACCTGACAGCACAGATACCTCCAGCAAG GTTGTTCGCCTTTTGTACACAAATTCTGCTGTCGGTATTTTGGCACTTGGGTCAAATGGTGTTCAGAAGCTATGGAAGTGGCCCCGTAATGAGCAAAATCCATCTGGGAAG GCCACTGCCAATGTTGTTCCGCAGCATTGGCAACCAAACAGTGGTCTTCTTATGACTAATGATGTCACAGGTGTCAACCTGGAAGAAGCGGTACCATGCATAGCACTCTCAAAGAATGATTCTTATGTTATGTCAGCAACTGGCGGAAAAGTTTCTTTGTTTAACATGATGACTTTCAAG GTAATGACAACATTCATGTCTCCTCCTCCAGCTTCAACCTTCCTAGCATTCCATCCTCAGGATAATAATATCATAGCAATCGGAATGGAGGATTCAACTATCCATATATACAATGTTCGAGTAGATGAG GTGAAATCAAAATTGAAAGGTCACCAAAAACGAATAACTGGTTTGGCTTTTTCAACCAGCCTCAATATCTTGGTTTCATCAG CTGTGTTTGTGGAGCATTGA
- the LOC108469828 gene encoding topless-related protein 3 isoform X1: protein MSSLSRELVFLILQFLEEEKFKESVHRLEKESGFFFNMKYFEEKVQAGEWEEVERYLSGFTKVDDNRYSMKIFFEIRKQKYLEALDRQDKAKAVEILVGDLKVFSTFNEELYKEITQLLTLNNFRENEQLSKYGDTKTARSIMLAELKKLIEANPLFRDKLAFPTLKSSRLRTLINQSLNWQHQLCKNPRPNPDIKTLFTDHTCTPPNGPLAPTPVNLPVAAVAKPAAYTSLGAHSPFPPAAAAAAAANAGALAGWMANASASSSVQAAVVTASSIPVPQNQVSVLKRPRTPPSAPGLVDYQNPDHELLMKRLRPAPSVEEVTYPTPRQQAWSLDDLPRTVALTLHQGSMVTSMDFHPTNHTLLLVGSANGEITLWELGMRERLVSKPFKISEMSACSMTFQSHLQAMMVNDTPISVNRVTWSPDGNFLGVAFSKHLIHFYAYPGSNDLIQRLEIDAHVGGVNDLAFAHPNKQLCIVTCGDDKLIKVWDSITGKKLFSFEGHDASVYSICPHHKENIQFIFSTAINGKIKAWLYDNMGSRVDYDAPGHSCTTMLYSADGSRLFSCGTSKDGESFLVEWNESEGAIKRTYVGFRKKSAGVVSFDTTQNHFLAAGEDSQIKFWDMDNVNLLTFTEAEGGLPSLPRVRFNKEGNLLSVTTADNGFKILANALGLRSLRAVETSFDPLRTPIVSSAIKASGSSAVANVGPVSCKVERSSPVRPSPMLNGVDPLSRSVEKPRVLDDAMDKTKPWQLAEIVDPGHCRLVTLPDSTDTSSKVVRLLYTNSAVGILALGSNGVQKLWKWPRNEQNPSGKATANVVPQHWQPNSGLLMTNDVTGVNLEEAVPCIALSKNDSYVMSATGGKVSLFNMMTFKVMTTFMSPPPASTFLAFHPQDNNIIAIGMEDSTIHIYNVRVDEVKSKLKGHQKRITGLAFSTSLNILVSSGADANLCLWSIDTWEKRKSVAIQIPAGMAPTGDTRVQFHSDQIRMLVVHETQLAIYDASKMERVRQWIPQDVLHAPISYATYSCNSQSIYATFCDGNIGVFDADSLRLRCRIAPSVYLSSVILKGSQTVYPLVVAAHPIEANQFAIGVSDGTVKVLEPSESEGKWGVSPPADNGVQLNGRTTSSSTTSNHTPDQLQR, encoded by the exons ATGTCTTCGTTGAGCAGAGAATTGGTGTTTCTCATACTTCAGTTTCTGGAGGAAGAGAAATTCAAGGAGTCAGTTCATAG GCTTGAGAAAGAATCAGGGTTTTTCTTCAACATGAAATACTTTGAAGAGAAAGTTCAGGCAGGTGAATGGGAAGAAGTTGAGCGGTATTTATCAGGTTTTACAAAAGTTGATGATAATCGATATTCCATGAAGATATTCTTTGAGATAAGGAAGCAGAAGTATCTGGAAGCACTTGATCG GCAAGACAAGGCAAAGGCTGTTGAAATATTGGTCGGTGATTTGAAGGTGTTTTCTACATTTAATGAGGAACTCTACAAAGAAATCACTCAACTTTTGACCCTCAACAATTTCAG GGAAAATGAGCAGCTGTCCAAATATGGGGATACAAAAACTGCTCGCAGTATAATGTTGGCAGAACTAAAGAAACTCATAGAAGCAAATCCACTTTTCCGTGATAAGCTTGCTTTCCCTACTTTGAAGTCCTCAAGACTAAGGACTTTGATCAACCAAAG CTTGAACTGGCAGCATCAGCTATGCAAGAATCCAAGGCCAAACCCAGACATCAAGACTTTGTTCACAGATCACACATGTACGCCTCCAAATGGCCCTCTTGCACCTACACCTGTCAATCTTCCAGTTGCTGCAGTTGCAAAACCTGCTGCTTATACATCTCTTGGAGCTCACAGT CCCTTTCCACCAgctgcagcagcagcagcagcagctaaTGCTGGTGCTTTAGCTGGCTGGATGGCCAATGCTTCTGCCTCTTCATCTGTTCAAGCTGCTGTTGTCACTGCATCATCCATACCTGTTCCACAAAACCAAG TTTCAGTCTTGAAGCGTCCAAGAACACCTCCATCAGCACCCGGCTTGGTTGATTATCAGAACCCTGATCATGAACTGCTAATGAAAAGATTGCGCCCTGCTCCATCGGTTGAGGAG GTTACATATCCTACACCACGGCAGCAAGCTTGGTCATTGGATGACCTACCAAGAACAGTAGCTTTGACCTTGCATCAAGGATCCATGGTCACAAGCATGGAttttcatcctacaaaccatacATTGCTACTTG TTGGTTCTGCCAATGGTGAAATTACACTCTGGGAACTTGGAATGCGGGAAAGGTTGGTTTCAAAGCCATTCAAGATATCGGAAATGTCAGCATGTTCGATGACGTTTCAG AGTCACTTGCAGGCGATGATGGTCAATGATACACCTATATCTGTCAACCGCGTCACATGGAGTCCTGATGGAAATTTTCTTG GAGTTGCATTTTCCAAACACTTGATTCATTTTTATGCTTATCCTGGATCAAATGATCTGATACAGCGCTTAGAG ATTGATGCCCATGTTGGTGGTGTAAATGACTTAGCCTTTGCTCATCCAAACAAACAACTGTGCATCGTTACCTGTGGAGATGACAAGCTCATAAAG GTGTGGGACTCGATAACAGGGAAAAAGCTGTTTAGTTTTGAAGGTCATGATGCATCTGTTTATTCCATCTGTCCACATCATAAAGAGAACATTCAG TTCATATTTTCAACTGCTATCAATGGGAAAATTAAGGCCTGGTTGTATGATAATATGGGTTCCAGAGTTGATTATGACGCCCCAGGTCATTCGTGTACTACAATGCTTTACAGTGCTGATGGAAGCAG ATTGTTCTCTTGTGGAACAAGTAAAGATGGAGAGTCTTTTCTGGTTGAGTGGAATGAAAGTGAAGGAGCAATAAAGAGGACTTATGTGGGGTTTAGAAAGAAATCAGCAGGTGTGGTATCATTTGACACAACACAAAATCACTTTTTGGCTGCGGGAGAAGATAGCCAGATAAAGTTTTGGGACATGGATAATGTCAATCTTCTCACTTTCACAGAAGCCGAGGGTGGACTTCCT AGTCTTCCCCGTGTGAGATTCAATAAGGAAGGAAATCTCCTTTCTGTGACAACAGCAGATAATGGATTCAAAATACTTGCAAATGCTTTGGGTCTCAGATCTTTAAGAGCAGTTGAAACATCTTTTGATCCATTGAGAACGCCAATTGTTTCTTCTGCAATTAAG GCTTCCGGCTCTTCTGCAGTTGCAAATGTTGGTCCTGTCAGTTGTAAAGTGGAGAGGAGCTCACCTGTCAGGCCTTCTCCGATGCTT AATGGAGTTGATCCCTTGAGTAGAAGTGTCGAAAAGCCAAGAGTTCTGGATGATGCAATGGACAAGACTAAACCCTGGCAGTTAGCTGAAATTGTGGATCCTGGTCACTGTCGGTTGGTTACCTTACCTGACAGCACAGATACCTCCAGCAAG GTTGTTCGCCTTTTGTACACAAATTCTGCTGTCGGTATTTTGGCACTTGGGTCAAATGGTGTTCAGAAGCTATGGAAGTGGCCCCGTAATGAGCAAAATCCATCTGGGAAG GCCACTGCCAATGTTGTTCCGCAGCATTGGCAACCAAACAGTGGTCTTCTTATGACTAATGATGTCACAGGTGTCAACCTGGAAGAAGCGGTACCATGCATAGCACTCTCAAAGAATGATTCTTATGTTATGTCAGCAACTGGCGGAAAAGTTTCTTTGTTTAACATGATGACTTTCAAG GTAATGACAACATTCATGTCTCCTCCTCCAGCTTCAACCTTCCTAGCATTCCATCCTCAGGATAATAATATCATAGCAATCGGAATGGAGGATTCAACTATCCATATATACAATGTTCGAGTAGATGAG GTGAAATCAAAATTGAAAGGTCACCAAAAACGAATAACTGGTTTGGCTTTTTCAACCAGCCTCAATATCTTGGTTTCATCAGGTGCCGATGCTAAT CTGTGTTTGTGGAGCATTGATACGTGGGAGAAAAGGAAATCAGTTGCAATCCAAATTCCAGCTGGAATGGCACCTACAGGTGACACAAGAGTACAATTTCACTCCGATCAAATTCGCATGTTGGTAGTTCATGAAACTCAGTTAGCAATATATGATGCCTCCAAGATGGAGCGCGTTCGACAG TGGATTCCACAAGACGTATTGCATGCACCCATATCTTACGCAACATACTCCTGTAATAGTCAATCTATTTATGCCACCTTTTGCGATGGTAACATTGGGGTATTTGATGCTGATAGCCTGAGACTTAGATGCCGTATCGCTCCATCAGTGTACTTGTCCTCGGTAATCTTAAAAGG AAGTCAAACTGTATACCCGCTTGTTGTGGCTGCACACCCGATAGAAGCAAACCAATTTGCGATCGGGGTGAGCGATGGAACTGTGAAAGTACTGGAGCCCTCCGAATCTGAAGGGAAATGGGGAGTGAGTCCACCAGCAGATAACGGCGTCCAGCTCAATGGTAGGACGACATCATCATCTACCACAAGCAATCACACACCAGATCAATTACAAAGATAG
- the LOC108469828 gene encoding topless-related protein 3 isoform X2 has protein sequence MSSLSRELVFLILQFLEEEKFKESVHRLEKESGFFFNMKYFEEKVQAGEWEEVERYLSGFTKVDDNRYSMKIFFEIRKQKYLEALDRQDKAKAVEILVGDLKVFSTFNEELYKEITQLLTLNNFRENEQLSKYGDTKTARSIMLAELKKLIEANPLFRDKLAFPTLKSSRLRTLINQSLNWQHQLCKNPRPNPDIKTLFTDHTCTPPNGPLAPTPVNLPVAAVAKPAAYTSLGAHSPFPPAAAAAAAANAGALAGWMANASASSSVQAAVVTASSIPVPQNQVSVLKRPRTPPSAPGLVDYQNPDHELLMKRLRPAPSVEEVTYPTPRQQAWSLDDLPRTVALTLHQGSMVTSMDFHPTNHTLLLVGSANGEITLWELGMRERLVSKPFKISEMSACSMTFQAMMVNDTPISVNRVTWSPDGNFLGVAFSKHLIHFYAYPGSNDLIQRLEIDAHVGGVNDLAFAHPNKQLCIVTCGDDKLIKVWDSITGKKLFSFEGHDASVYSICPHHKENIQFIFSTAINGKIKAWLYDNMGSRVDYDAPGHSCTTMLYSADGSRLFSCGTSKDGESFLVEWNESEGAIKRTYVGFRKKSAGVVSFDTTQNHFLAAGEDSQIKFWDMDNVNLLTFTEAEGGLPSLPRVRFNKEGNLLSVTTADNGFKILANALGLRSLRAVETSFDPLRTPIVSSAIKASGSSAVANVGPVSCKVERSSPVRPSPMLNGVDPLSRSVEKPRVLDDAMDKTKPWQLAEIVDPGHCRLVTLPDSTDTSSKVVRLLYTNSAVGILALGSNGVQKLWKWPRNEQNPSGKATANVVPQHWQPNSGLLMTNDVTGVNLEEAVPCIALSKNDSYVMSATGGKVSLFNMMTFKVMTTFMSPPPASTFLAFHPQDNNIIAIGMEDSTIHIYNVRVDEVKSKLKGHQKRITGLAFSTSLNILVSSGADANLCLWSIDTWEKRKSVAIQIPAGMAPTGDTRVQFHSDQIRMLVVHETQLAIYDASKMERVRQWIPQDVLHAPISYATYSCNSQSIYATFCDGNIGVFDADSLRLRCRIAPSVYLSSVILKGSQTVYPLVVAAHPIEANQFAIGVSDGTVKVLEPSESEGKWGVSPPADNGVQLNGRTTSSSTTSNHTPDQLQR, from the exons ATGTCTTCGTTGAGCAGAGAATTGGTGTTTCTCATACTTCAGTTTCTGGAGGAAGAGAAATTCAAGGAGTCAGTTCATAG GCTTGAGAAAGAATCAGGGTTTTTCTTCAACATGAAATACTTTGAAGAGAAAGTTCAGGCAGGTGAATGGGAAGAAGTTGAGCGGTATTTATCAGGTTTTACAAAAGTTGATGATAATCGATATTCCATGAAGATATTCTTTGAGATAAGGAAGCAGAAGTATCTGGAAGCACTTGATCG GCAAGACAAGGCAAAGGCTGTTGAAATATTGGTCGGTGATTTGAAGGTGTTTTCTACATTTAATGAGGAACTCTACAAAGAAATCACTCAACTTTTGACCCTCAACAATTTCAG GGAAAATGAGCAGCTGTCCAAATATGGGGATACAAAAACTGCTCGCAGTATAATGTTGGCAGAACTAAAGAAACTCATAGAAGCAAATCCACTTTTCCGTGATAAGCTTGCTTTCCCTACTTTGAAGTCCTCAAGACTAAGGACTTTGATCAACCAAAG CTTGAACTGGCAGCATCAGCTATGCAAGAATCCAAGGCCAAACCCAGACATCAAGACTTTGTTCACAGATCACACATGTACGCCTCCAAATGGCCCTCTTGCACCTACACCTGTCAATCTTCCAGTTGCTGCAGTTGCAAAACCTGCTGCTTATACATCTCTTGGAGCTCACAGT CCCTTTCCACCAgctgcagcagcagcagcagcagctaaTGCTGGTGCTTTAGCTGGCTGGATGGCCAATGCTTCTGCCTCTTCATCTGTTCAAGCTGCTGTTGTCACTGCATCATCCATACCTGTTCCACAAAACCAAG TTTCAGTCTTGAAGCGTCCAAGAACACCTCCATCAGCACCCGGCTTGGTTGATTATCAGAACCCTGATCATGAACTGCTAATGAAAAGATTGCGCCCTGCTCCATCGGTTGAGGAG GTTACATATCCTACACCACGGCAGCAAGCTTGGTCATTGGATGACCTACCAAGAACAGTAGCTTTGACCTTGCATCAAGGATCCATGGTCACAAGCATGGAttttcatcctacaaaccatacATTGCTACTTG TTGGTTCTGCCAATGGTGAAATTACACTCTGGGAACTTGGAATGCGGGAAAGGTTGGTTTCAAAGCCATTCAAGATATCGGAAATGTCAGCATGTTCGATGACGTTTCAG GCGATGATGGTCAATGATACACCTATATCTGTCAACCGCGTCACATGGAGTCCTGATGGAAATTTTCTTG GAGTTGCATTTTCCAAACACTTGATTCATTTTTATGCTTATCCTGGATCAAATGATCTGATACAGCGCTTAGAG ATTGATGCCCATGTTGGTGGTGTAAATGACTTAGCCTTTGCTCATCCAAACAAACAACTGTGCATCGTTACCTGTGGAGATGACAAGCTCATAAAG GTGTGGGACTCGATAACAGGGAAAAAGCTGTTTAGTTTTGAAGGTCATGATGCATCTGTTTATTCCATCTGTCCACATCATAAAGAGAACATTCAG TTCATATTTTCAACTGCTATCAATGGGAAAATTAAGGCCTGGTTGTATGATAATATGGGTTCCAGAGTTGATTATGACGCCCCAGGTCATTCGTGTACTACAATGCTTTACAGTGCTGATGGAAGCAG ATTGTTCTCTTGTGGAACAAGTAAAGATGGAGAGTCTTTTCTGGTTGAGTGGAATGAAAGTGAAGGAGCAATAAAGAGGACTTATGTGGGGTTTAGAAAGAAATCAGCAGGTGTGGTATCATTTGACACAACACAAAATCACTTTTTGGCTGCGGGAGAAGATAGCCAGATAAAGTTTTGGGACATGGATAATGTCAATCTTCTCACTTTCACAGAAGCCGAGGGTGGACTTCCT AGTCTTCCCCGTGTGAGATTCAATAAGGAAGGAAATCTCCTTTCTGTGACAACAGCAGATAATGGATTCAAAATACTTGCAAATGCTTTGGGTCTCAGATCTTTAAGAGCAGTTGAAACATCTTTTGATCCATTGAGAACGCCAATTGTTTCTTCTGCAATTAAG GCTTCCGGCTCTTCTGCAGTTGCAAATGTTGGTCCTGTCAGTTGTAAAGTGGAGAGGAGCTCACCTGTCAGGCCTTCTCCGATGCTT AATGGAGTTGATCCCTTGAGTAGAAGTGTCGAAAAGCCAAGAGTTCTGGATGATGCAATGGACAAGACTAAACCCTGGCAGTTAGCTGAAATTGTGGATCCTGGTCACTGTCGGTTGGTTACCTTACCTGACAGCACAGATACCTCCAGCAAG GTTGTTCGCCTTTTGTACACAAATTCTGCTGTCGGTATTTTGGCACTTGGGTCAAATGGTGTTCAGAAGCTATGGAAGTGGCCCCGTAATGAGCAAAATCCATCTGGGAAG GCCACTGCCAATGTTGTTCCGCAGCATTGGCAACCAAACAGTGGTCTTCTTATGACTAATGATGTCACAGGTGTCAACCTGGAAGAAGCGGTACCATGCATAGCACTCTCAAAGAATGATTCTTATGTTATGTCAGCAACTGGCGGAAAAGTTTCTTTGTTTAACATGATGACTTTCAAG GTAATGACAACATTCATGTCTCCTCCTCCAGCTTCAACCTTCCTAGCATTCCATCCTCAGGATAATAATATCATAGCAATCGGAATGGAGGATTCAACTATCCATATATACAATGTTCGAGTAGATGAG GTGAAATCAAAATTGAAAGGTCACCAAAAACGAATAACTGGTTTGGCTTTTTCAACCAGCCTCAATATCTTGGTTTCATCAGGTGCCGATGCTAAT CTGTGTTTGTGGAGCATTGATACGTGGGAGAAAAGGAAATCAGTTGCAATCCAAATTCCAGCTGGAATGGCACCTACAGGTGACACAAGAGTACAATTTCACTCCGATCAAATTCGCATGTTGGTAGTTCATGAAACTCAGTTAGCAATATATGATGCCTCCAAGATGGAGCGCGTTCGACAG TGGATTCCACAAGACGTATTGCATGCACCCATATCTTACGCAACATACTCCTGTAATAGTCAATCTATTTATGCCACCTTTTGCGATGGTAACATTGGGGTATTTGATGCTGATAGCCTGAGACTTAGATGCCGTATCGCTCCATCAGTGTACTTGTCCTCGGTAATCTTAAAAGG AAGTCAAACTGTATACCCGCTTGTTGTGGCTGCACACCCGATAGAAGCAAACCAATTTGCGATCGGGGTGAGCGATGGAACTGTGAAAGTACTGGAGCCCTCCGAATCTGAAGGGAAATGGGGAGTGAGTCCACCAGCAGATAACGGCGTCCAGCTCAATGGTAGGACGACATCATCATCTACCACAAGCAATCACACACCAGATCAATTACAAAGATAG
- the LOC128296490 gene encoding LOW QUALITY PROTEIN: uncharacterized protein LOC128296490 (The sequence of the model RefSeq protein was modified relative to this genomic sequence to represent the inferred CDS: substituted 1 base at 1 genomic stop codon), translating into MAAKIHEKNGVLVSQNSHFSYVLSITLPQPTIRIKIPKVLVKAMQRRNHGRRENDAIHKKRSFRKKVGSMASSVFGKNNNSPEAASDEAMMKLKKMIESLDMESEKNGEDEYVFNDGVMVLVNEKETVEAEEGDEGKEELAMVVEAGNERKERLRLLQTYSKKISNVGNDDSGVVCVDDNVGKGTLGMKEGNGSNDMTWSQSRIQKPKIAWLAKRITEKVVGVKSKEEEVWRKRILMGEKCKPLNXSGEIQYDDNGILLPEFFP; encoded by the coding sequence ATGGCTGCCAAAATTCATGAAAAAAATGGGGTTTTGGTTTCCCAAAACTCACATTTCTCTTATGTTTTAAGCATTACACTTCCGCAACCAACGATACGAATCAAGATTCCCAAGGTGCTGGTGAAGGCTATGCAAAGAAGAAATCATGGCCGCCGTGAAAATGATGCCATCCACAAGAAAAGGAGTTTCAGGAAGAAGGTTGGATCAATGGCTTCCAGTGTGTTTGGTAAGAATAACAACTCCCCTGAGGCTGCCTCCGATGAAGCGATGATGAAGTTAAAGAAAATGATTGAAAGCCTTGACATGGAGTCGGAGAAAAATGGTGAAGATGAGTATGTTTTTAATGATGGGGTAATGGTTTTAGTCAATGAAAAGGAAACGGTGGAGGCTGAAGAGGGAGATGAAGGGAAAGAGGAACTGGCAATGGTGGTGGAGGCTGGAAATGAGAGGAAAGAGAGATTGAGATTGCTGCAGACGTACTCGAAAAAGATCAGCAATGTTGGCAACGATGATTCAGGTGTTGTTTGCGTGGACGACAATGTAGGAAAGGGGACTCTTGGAATGAAGGAAGGAAATGGAAGCAATGACATGACTTGGTCGCAGTCTAGAATACAGAAGCCGAAGATAGCATGGTTGGCGAAGAGGATAACTGAAAAGGTGGTGGGAGTAAAAAGTAAGGAAGAAGAAGTATGGAGGAAGAGGATACTAATGGGAGAAAAGTGCAAGCCTCTGAATTAATCTGGTGAAATTCAGTATGATGACAATGGCATTTTGTTACCAGAGTTCTTCCCCTGA